A portion of the Macaca mulatta isolate MMU2019108-1 chromosome 4, T2T-MMU8v2.0, whole genome shotgun sequence genome contains these proteins:
- the LOC114675366 gene encoding POU domain, class 5, transcription factor 1-like: protein MAGHLASDFAFSPPPGGGGDGPGGPEPGWVDPRTWLSFQGPPGGPGIGPGVGPGSEVWGIPPCPPPYEFCGGMAYCGPQVGVGLVPQGGLETSQPEGEAGAGVESNSDGASPEPCTVPTGAVKLEKEKLEQNPEEFQDIKALQKELEQFAKLLKQKRITLGYTQADVGLTLGVLFGKVFSQTTICRFEALQLSFKNMCKLRPLLQKWVEEADNNENLQEICKAETLVQARKRKRTSIENRVRGSLENLFLQI, encoded by the exons ATGGCGGGACACCTGGCTTCGGATTTCGCCTTCTCGCCccctccaggaggtggaggtgatgggCCAGGGGGGCCGGAGCCGGGCTGGGTTGATCCTCGGACCTGGCTAAGCTTCCAAGGCCCTCCTGGAGGGCCAGGAATCGGGCCGGGGGTTGGGCCAGGCTCTGAGGTGTGGGGGATTCCCCCGTGCCCCCCGCCATATGAGTTCTGTGGGGGGATGGCGTACTGTGGGCCTCAGGTTGGAGTGGGGCTAGTGCCCCAAGGTGGCTTGGAGACCTCTCAGCCTGAGGGCGAAGCAGGAGCCGGGGTGGAGAGCAACTCCGATGGGGCCTCCCCAGAGCCCTGCACCGTCCCCACTGGTGCCGTGAAGCTGGAGAAGGAGAAGCTGGAGCAAAACCCGGAGGAG TTCCAGGACATCAAAGCTCTGCAGAAAGAACTTGAGCAATTTGCCAAGCTCCTGAAGCAGAAGAGGATCACCCTGGGATATACACAGGCCGATGTGGGGCTCACCCTGGGGGTTCTATTTG GGAAGGTGTTCAGCCAAACGACCATCTGCCGCTTTGAGGCTCTGCAGCTTAGCTTCAAGAACATGTGTAAGCTGCGGCCCTTGCTGCAGAAGTGGGTGGAGGAAGCTGACAACAATGAAAATCTTCAGGag ATATGCAAAGCAGAAACCCTGGTGCAGGCCCGAAAGAGAAAGCGAACCAGTATCGAGAACCGAGTGAGAGGCAGCCTGGAGAATCTGTTCCTGCAGATATAA